Proteins from one Paenibacillus amylolyticus genomic window:
- a CDS encoding glycoside hydrolase family 1 protein, translating to MTTAKKGFPENFLWGGATAANQLEGAFDKDGKGLSTADMIAHVPKEKRTGGHAMEISSSRIEEILSGKIEERFPKRFGIDFYHHFREDIALFAEMGFKVFRLSIHWARIFPNGYDQEPNEAGLKFYDEVFDELLKYGIEPLVTLSHYETPLGLTQKYNGWAGREVIQHYVRYAETVFNRYKNKVKYWLTFNEINVMLFSPYTGGGILIDKVDNKLQTTYQALHHQFVASALVTKLAHEIIPGSQVGCMLARMETYAATCNPVDVRLAQHENQINLFFTDMHARGKYPNYMARYFEENNIVIQKEAGDDEILLNNTVDFISFSYYMSVTKSASANEAETSGNLTGGVKNPYLEASDWGWEIDPIGLRVTLNNFWDRYQKPLFIVENGLGAYDKVEEDGSIHDSYRVDYLKKHIEQMKEAIKDGVDLIGFTAWGPIDLVSMSTSEMSKRYGFIYVDLDDEGNGTLKRSKKDSFDWYKNVISSNGEQL from the coding sequence ATGACCACGGCAAAAAAAGGATTCCCCGAAAACTTCCTATGGGGCGGCGCTACAGCTGCCAATCAATTGGAGGGTGCATTCGATAAGGACGGCAAGGGCCTCTCCACAGCGGACATGATTGCTCATGTTCCCAAAGAGAAGCGTACAGGCGGACATGCCATGGAAATTTCCTCTTCCCGAATTGAAGAGATTCTCTCCGGCAAAATTGAAGAACGTTTCCCGAAACGTTTTGGTATCGATTTTTACCATCACTTTAGAGAAGATATTGCATTGTTCGCTGAAATGGGCTTCAAAGTATTCCGTTTGTCCATTCACTGGGCACGTATTTTCCCGAACGGTTATGACCAAGAGCCGAATGAAGCAGGCTTGAAATTCTACGATGAAGTATTCGATGAATTGTTGAAATATGGCATTGAGCCACTCGTTACATTGTCTCACTATGAGACACCGCTTGGCTTGACGCAAAAATATAATGGCTGGGCTGGTCGTGAAGTAATCCAGCACTACGTTCGTTACGCAGAAACGGTGTTCAACCGTTATAAAAATAAAGTGAAATACTGGCTGACATTTAATGAAATTAACGTTATGCTGTTCAGCCCATACACTGGCGGCGGCATTCTGATCGATAAAGTGGACAACAAGCTGCAAACAACATATCAAGCGCTGCATCATCAATTTGTAGCAAGTGCATTGGTAACGAAGCTTGCACACGAGATTATCCCGGGTTCCCAAGTGGGTTGTATGCTTGCTCGTATGGAAACTTATGCAGCGACATGTAATCCGGTAGATGTTCGCTTGGCTCAACACGAGAATCAGATCAACCTCTTCTTCACAGACATGCATGCTCGTGGTAAGTACCCGAACTACATGGCTCGTTATTTTGAAGAGAATAACATTGTCATTCAAAAAGAAGCAGGCGATGATGAGATCTTGCTGAACAATACGGTTGACTTCATCTCCTTCAGTTATTACATGTCCGTGACCAAATCGGCTTCTGCTAACGAAGCAGAGACATCCGGCAACCTGACTGGCGGAGTGAAAAACCCTTATCTGGAAGCGTCCGACTGGGGTTGGGAGATCGATCCGATCGGTCTGCGTGTAACCCTGAACAACTTCTGGGATCGTTACCAGAAACCATTGTTCATCGTGGAAAATGGTTTGGGTGCGTATGATAAAGTTGAAGAAGACGGTTCAATCCATGACTCCTATCGTGTGGATTACCTGAAAAAACACATCGAACAAATGAAAGAAGCCATCAAAGATGGCGTGGATCTGATTGGATTCACTGCATGGGGCCCGATTGACCTGGTGAGCATGTCTACTTCCGAAATGTCCAAACGTTATGGATTCATCTACGTGGATCTGGATGACGAAGGAAACGGAACACTCAAACGCTCCAAAAAAGATTCGTTCGACTGGTACAAAAATGTAATCTCCAGCAATGGTGAGCAGCTGTAA
- a CDS encoding glycoside hydrolase family 1 protein, with translation MQMTTPFPKDFLWGGAVAANQLEGAYNTDGKGLSVQDVMPHGITTPRTEAPTEDNLKLIGIDFYNRYKEDVKLFAEMGFKVFRTSIAWSRIFPKGDELEPNEKGLQFYDDLFDECHKYGIEPLVTISHYETPLHLSKTYDGWVNRKMIEFYERYVTVLFNRFKGKVKYWLTFNEINSILEEPFMSGGIYTPKAELSKQDLYQAIHHELVASALAVKLGHEIMPEAKIGCMVLSMPTYPLTPNPDDVVAAMHAEQRNDIFADIHARGYYPKYINRYFKANNIYIKFEDGDAEILKHTVDFISFSYYVSICETGDPQKRIEGKGNLFAGVQNPYLKASEWGWQIDPQGLRVTLNKYWDRYQKPLFIVENGLGAVDELITDENGNKTVNDDYRIQYLNDHLVQVGEALEDGVEVMGYTSWGCIDLVSASTAEMKKRYGFIYVDRNNDGSGTLDRYKKKSFHWYKKVISTNGASLKNDNA, from the coding sequence ATGCAAATGACAACACCATTTCCGAAGGATTTCCTATGGGGCGGCGCTGTAGCAGCCAACCAGCTTGAAGGAGCTTATAATACAGATGGCAAGGGCCTGTCTGTTCAGGATGTCATGCCGCATGGGATTACAACACCCAGAACCGAAGCACCTACAGAAGATAACCTGAAACTGATCGGAATTGACTTTTATAACCGTTACAAAGAGGATGTTAAACTGTTTGCCGAAATGGGCTTCAAAGTGTTCCGTACATCCATCGCTTGGTCCCGGATCTTCCCTAAAGGGGATGAATTGGAGCCAAATGAGAAAGGTCTGCAATTCTATGATGATCTGTTCGATGAGTGTCACAAATACGGCATTGAACCACTCGTAACGATCTCTCACTATGAGACACCCCTGCATCTGTCCAAAACATACGATGGCTGGGTTAACCGTAAAATGATTGAGTTCTACGAGCGGTATGTAACGGTGCTCTTCAACCGCTTCAAAGGCAAAGTGAAATACTGGCTGACGTTTAACGAAATCAACTCCATTCTGGAGGAGCCTTTCATGAGCGGCGGAATCTATACGCCAAAAGCAGAACTGTCCAAGCAGGATCTGTACCAAGCCATTCACCATGAGTTGGTGGCAAGTGCGCTGGCTGTGAAACTGGGGCATGAAATTATGCCGGAAGCCAAAATCGGCTGTATGGTTCTGAGTATGCCTACCTATCCGCTGACTCCGAATCCGGATGATGTGGTTGCAGCGATGCATGCTGAACAACGCAATGATATCTTTGCTGACATCCATGCTCGTGGGTACTATCCGAAATACATTAATCGTTATTTCAAAGCAAATAATATCTATATCAAGTTTGAAGACGGCGATGCCGAAATTCTGAAGCATACCGTGGACTTTATCTCGTTCAGTTATTATGTAAGTATCTGTGAGACAGGTGATCCCCAGAAACGTATCGAAGGTAAAGGAAACCTGTTCGCAGGTGTGCAAAACCCTTATCTCAAAGCGAGTGAGTGGGGCTGGCAGATTGATCCGCAAGGATTGCGCGTTACCTTGAACAAATACTGGGACCGTTATCAGAAACCTTTGTTTATTGTCGAAAATGGTCTGGGTGCAGTGGATGAACTGATCACGGACGAAAATGGCAATAAAACGGTGAATGATGATTACCGTATTCAATACTTGAATGACCACCTTGTACAAGTGGGTGAAGCGCTTGAGGATGGCGTAGAAGTGATGGGTTACACATCATGGGGCTGTATTGACCTGGTGAGTGCTTCAACAGCAGAGATGAAGAAACGTTATGGTTTCATCTATGTAGACCGCAACAATGATGGTTCAGGAACATTGGATCGTTACAAGAAAAAATCATTCCACTGGTACAAGAAAGTTATTAGTACCAATGGCGCAAGTCTTAAGAACGACAACGCTTAA
- a CDS encoding S-layer homology domain-containing protein has translation MKKWNQNVKHVSCMLALTLSLSVIWPGTTGAESAQVTQIQANTFVGDPGEMVESFDITVADAEKYKNLQASDFDITGNYDGYPLDAKGEVVQDNYEDDGITLSMKDNTIHMAVKPFKYPGGLKSEFAVISKTYPELSFDKTSVSQVKARTVDEFEKAEFIASNGITLSYNLKRSPTKEAKPLMVWLHGGGEVGNDGRNHLTANRGAVVWTESGYDTSVLAVQYPENYSFKIYNNAEQLPIMQAYFEAQVELIQKLVAEGEVDPDRIYLSGVSSGGGGAFRFLMQYPDLFAGAIIVAAKDTVADYTGSVEAFKQELKGIVDVPMWIMHAQNDPTTDSRTSSLAYQALTEMGAKQVHLTLYDDAFMDSQRFYGGLKHWSWVPAFNNKEVIASLFNLQKGTNEEQSTGSTEQAVQPSEPVTRAQIAVILADVLQLSEATEEYPYVDSAPDWAARAIANVTKAGLMKGIGNQMFAPESEVTRAQMAVIVDQILTNKDWKPAADSVELVFGDVDSKHWAYAAIQNSAHAGVMTGISKGKFDAMQTVTGSQVELIMERLEQVGTK, from the coding sequence TTGAAAAAGTGGAATCAAAATGTTAAGCATGTTTCCTGCATGCTGGCACTAACTTTAAGTCTGAGTGTAATCTGGCCTGGGACAACGGGTGCGGAAAGTGCACAAGTGACGCAGATTCAGGCAAATACATTTGTTGGTGATCCGGGAGAGATGGTCGAGTCCTTCGATATTACGGTTGCAGACGCAGAAAAATACAAAAATTTGCAGGCATCTGACTTCGATATTACAGGCAATTATGACGGTTATCCATTAGATGCTAAAGGCGAAGTTGTGCAAGACAATTACGAAGATGATGGAATCACGTTGTCCATGAAGGATAATACAATCCATATGGCTGTGAAACCTTTCAAATATCCTGGAGGTCTGAAATCGGAATTTGCTGTAATCAGCAAAACGTATCCAGAGTTATCTTTTGATAAAACTAGTGTAAGTCAAGTGAAAGCGCGTACCGTGGATGAGTTTGAAAAAGCCGAATTTATAGCTAGCAATGGTATAACGCTATCCTATAACCTGAAGCGCAGTCCCACCAAAGAAGCGAAACCGCTCATGGTATGGCTTCACGGCGGTGGTGAAGTTGGAAACGATGGACGCAATCATCTGACGGCGAATCGCGGTGCAGTAGTCTGGACGGAATCGGGGTATGATACTTCTGTGCTCGCGGTACAATATCCTGAGAATTACAGCTTTAAAATTTACAACAATGCAGAGCAGTTGCCGATCATGCAGGCCTATTTTGAGGCACAGGTTGAATTGATTCAAAAGCTTGTTGCTGAAGGCGAAGTAGATCCTGACCGGATCTATCTGTCTGGTGTATCTAGTGGCGGTGGAGGTGCATTCCGTTTCCTGATGCAGTATCCTGACTTATTTGCTGGAGCTATCATCGTTGCTGCCAAAGATACCGTTGCCGATTATACGGGTTCCGTTGAGGCATTCAAGCAAGAATTGAAAGGCATTGTGGATGTACCGATGTGGATTATGCATGCGCAAAATGACCCAACGACAGATAGTCGTACGAGCTCACTTGCATATCAAGCATTAACTGAAATGGGAGCCAAGCAGGTACATCTAACGTTATACGATGATGCATTCATGGATAGCCAGAGGTTCTACGGAGGTTTGAAACACTGGTCATGGGTGCCTGCTTTTAACAATAAAGAGGTTATCGCCAGTCTGTTCAACCTTCAGAAAGGCACGAATGAAGAGCAAAGCACGGGTTCAACTGAACAGGCTGTACAACCCTCTGAACCTGTAACGCGTGCACAGATCGCTGTGATACTAGCTGATGTTTTACAGCTTTCGGAAGCAACGGAGGAGTATCCTTATGTGGACAGTGCTCCTGACTGGGCTGCCCGAGCCATTGCGAACGTCACCAAGGCAGGACTAATGAAAGGCATCGGCAATCAGATGTTTGCTCCAGAGAGTGAAGTAACACGTGCGCAGATGGCAGTTATTGTAGACCAGATCCTGACGAATAAGGATTGGAAGCCTGCTGCAGATTCGGTGGAGCTGGTGTTTGGCGATGTTGACAGTAAGCATTGGGCATATGCAGCGATTCAGAATAGCGCCCATGCAGGTGTAATGACGGGTATAAGCAAGGGTAAGTTTGATGCGATGCAAACCGTAACAGGCTCACAGGTGGAGCTTATCATGGAACGTTTAGAACAAGTGGGGACAAAATAA